One window from the genome of Methylomarinovum caldicuralii encodes:
- a CDS encoding acyl carrier protein, translating into MKTYQQVLEELLQTLRTLVPQATEIDEDTELVGSLGLDSMKVMNLLQEVEDHFDVSIPLNVLPDVRTVGDLARKIHQQLQD; encoded by the coding sequence ATGAAGACCTATCAACAAGTACTCGAAGAACTGCTGCAGACTCTCCGCACTCTGGTCCCCCAGGCGACGGAGATCGACGAGGACACCGAACTGGTGGGAAGCCTCGGCCTCGATTCCATGAAGGTGATGAACCTGCTCCAGGAAGTCGAGGACCATTTCGACGTCTCGATTCCCCTGAATGTGCTCCCGGACGTGCGCACCGTCGGCGATCTGGCCCGCAAGATCCACCAGCAGCTGCAGGATTGA
- a CDS encoding NAD-dependent epimerase/dehydratase family protein has product MIALTGASGFIGRWIARHLVAAGWRVRVLVRPGSESRLPAGLPLLRHRGTLTAPEGLAAFVAGAQAVVHCAGQVRGITPADFEAVNVAGTRHLAAAAARAKVRRFVLISSLAAREPHLSPYAASKRAGEEVISAFGQAFSSLALRPPAVYGPGDREMRPLLEAMARGWIPVLSDLSARFSLLYVEDLARAVAAAVRSDAEGVFELDDGRPGGYGWHEVQAIAAAYRQGKARLLPVPEAWLRTVARISLGLARLSGRLPMLTPAKVNELRHPDWVCDNTRICQVLDWRPQVDFATGLPRTLASPA; this is encoded by the coding sequence TTGATCGCGCTGACCGGTGCCAGCGGCTTCATCGGCCGCTGGATCGCCCGCCATCTGGTTGCCGCCGGATGGCGGGTTCGCGTTTTGGTGCGCCCCGGCTCCGAGTCCAGGCTGCCCGCCGGTCTTCCACTGCTGCGGCACCGGGGCACGTTGACCGCACCGGAGGGGCTGGCGGCCTTCGTCGCCGGCGCGCAGGCGGTGGTTCACTGCGCCGGGCAGGTGCGCGGCATCACGCCGGCGGATTTCGAGGCCGTCAACGTCGCCGGAACCCGGCATCTGGCCGCTGCCGCCGCCAGAGCGAAGGTGCGCCGTTTCGTGCTGATTTCGTCCCTGGCGGCCCGGGAGCCCCATTTGTCTCCTTATGCCGCCAGCAAGCGCGCGGGGGAGGAGGTGATTTCAGCGTTCGGCCAGGCGTTCTCGTCTTTGGCGCTGCGGCCGCCGGCGGTGTACGGGCCCGGTGACCGGGAGATGCGTCCGTTGTTGGAGGCGATGGCGCGGGGCTGGATTCCCGTCCTAAGCGATCTGAGTGCCCGTTTCTCCCTGCTCTACGTCGAGGATCTGGCCCGGGCGGTGGCGGCGGCGGTGCGGAGCGACGCCGAGGGGGTGTTCGAACTGGACGACGGCCGTCCCGGCGGTTACGGCTGGCACGAGGTGCAGGCCATCGCCGCCGCCTACCGTCAGGGGAAGGCCCGTCTGCTGCCAGTGCCCGAAGCCTGGTTACGGACCGTGGCCAGGATCAGCCTGGGCCTTGCCAGGCTGAGCGGGCGCCTGCCGATGCTGACCCCGGCCAAGGTCAACGAGTTACGCCACCCGGACTGGGTGTGCGACAATACCCGGATCTGTCAGGTCCTCGACTGGCGTCCCCAGGTGGATTTCGCCACCGGGTTGCCCCGGACCCTGGCGTCACCGGCTTGA
- a CDS encoding alpha/beta fold hydrolase, translating into MNLAELPTVALRCQHFGESGPPLMILHGLFGAGRNWYSLARKLADECQLHVPDLRGHGESPQVGPIDYPHMAADVLALMDREGLASASLLGHSMGGKVAMTLALHHPERVEKLIVVDIAPVQYSHNFDHVIAALRALPLERIHSRREAEAWLNQHLDNPLVCQFLLQNLVADDHRYRWRIDLDLIAEALPGIVGFPLDDQVRPFEGPTLFIAGGRSEYLKPQYHQAIRTLFPNARIQTIANAGHWVHSDEPEVFLDVVRCFLREA; encoded by the coding sequence ATGAATCTGGCGGAATTGCCCACGGTCGCGCTGCGTTGCCAGCATTTCGGCGAGTCCGGTCCGCCGTTGATGATCCTCCACGGCCTGTTCGGCGCCGGCCGCAACTGGTATTCCCTGGCCCGCAAGCTGGCGGATGAATGCCAGCTCCACGTCCCCGATCTGCGGGGACACGGGGAATCGCCCCAGGTGGGGCCCATCGATTATCCCCACATGGCCGCAGACGTCCTCGCCCTGATGGATCGTGAAGGATTGGCCTCCGCCAGCCTGCTGGGGCACAGCATGGGCGGCAAGGTGGCCATGACCCTGGCGCTGCACCATCCGGAGCGGGTCGAAAAGCTGATCGTGGTGGACATCGCCCCGGTGCAGTACAGCCACAATTTCGACCACGTCATCGCCGCCCTGCGGGCCCTGCCCCTGGAGCGGATCCACAGCCGCCGCGAGGCGGAAGCGTGGCTCAATCAGCACCTGGACAATCCGCTGGTGTGCCAGTTTCTGCTCCAGAATCTGGTGGCCGACGATCACCGCTACCGCTGGCGCATCGACCTCGACCTCATCGCCGAGGCGCTGCCGGGCATTGTCGGCTTCCCCCTAGACGACCAGGTCAGGCCGTTCGAGGGGCCGACCCTGTTCATCGCCGGCGGTCGCTCGGAATACCTCAAGCCCCAGTACCACCAGGCCATCCGCACCCTGTTCCCCAACGCCCGCATCCAGACCATCGCCAACGCCGGCCACTGGGTCCACAGCGACGAGCCCGAGGTCTTCCTAGACGTGGTGCGCTGCTTCCTGCGGGAGGCATGA
- a CDS encoding OmpA family protein: protein MRIWIWLGLLWSGWVAAEVYQPSPLTAGWHLETGKLFCRLSQTVEDLGTVAFEQRAGKPLRFWLQLAHEPRVVDAGLQIHPAPWQHRYLPGRRYAVDRIETAGTLGRRLVVEGAVAEQMLAAVHAGRFPRFDYRRPWGNVLSEAQVSVSAVRFWERYPDFQNCRAKLPPYSLDDFTDLQYYFREQQVELPPAARTRLSQLADLLQRLGKGQVVVRNVTAGAGKAAESWFRKRFLRVRRWLQSQGLTADWVTTGKARGKPVVEIRLFGPEGLRLYHYGRRQSRLTAAQRRRLDLLARYVNEFFPGQLVIHGYSDGARWRSERTNLALSRRWAERIRDYLAGRGVAPQRMTVKAWGSRHRVASNLTKAGQAKNRRVWIDFDERPLPGAGR from the coding sequence ATGCGTATTTGGATCTGGCTCGGTTTGTTGTGGAGCGGTTGGGTGGCGGCGGAGGTGTATCAACCCTCGCCGCTGACCGCCGGCTGGCATCTGGAAACAGGGAAGCTGTTTTGCCGCCTGAGTCAGACGGTCGAAGATCTGGGAACGGTGGCCTTCGAGCAGCGGGCCGGCAAGCCGCTGCGTTTCTGGTTGCAATTGGCACACGAACCCCGGGTGGTGGACGCCGGCCTTCAGATCCATCCCGCACCCTGGCAGCACCGTTACCTGCCCGGTCGGCGTTACGCCGTCGACCGCATCGAAACGGCGGGAACCTTGGGCCGGCGCCTGGTGGTGGAAGGGGCTGTCGCCGAGCAGATGCTGGCGGCGGTGCATGCAGGCCGCTTTCCCCGCTTCGATTACCGCCGCCCCTGGGGAAACGTGCTCAGCGAGGCCCAGGTCAGCGTGTCGGCGGTGCGGTTCTGGGAGCGCTATCCCGATTTTCAGAACTGCCGCGCCAAGCTGCCGCCCTACAGTCTGGATGACTTCACAGATCTGCAGTATTACTTCCGCGAGCAGCAGGTAGAGCTGCCGCCGGCGGCCCGTACCCGCCTGTCCCAGCTGGCGGATCTGCTCCAGCGGCTGGGCAAGGGGCAGGTGGTGGTCAGGAACGTCACCGCCGGGGCCGGCAAGGCGGCCGAAAGCTGGTTCCGGAAGCGGTTTCTCCGGGTGCGGCGCTGGCTTCAGTCCCAGGGGCTGACGGCCGATTGGGTCACTACCGGCAAGGCCCGCGGCAAACCGGTGGTGGAGATCCGCCTGTTCGGCCCCGAGGGGTTGCGCCTGTACCACTACGGCCGCCGCCAGAGCCGGCTCACGGCCGCCCAGCGCCGCCGGCTCGATCTGTTGGCCCGTTATGTCAACGAATTCTTTCCCGGCCAGCTCGTCATCCACGGTTACAGCGACGGTGCCCGCTGGCGCAGCGAGCGCACCAATCTGGCGCTGTCGCGCCGCTGGGCCGAGCGCATCCGTGATTATCTGGCCGGACGCGGGGTGGCGCCGCAGCGGATGACGGTCAAGGCCTGGGGATCGCGCCACCGGGTCGCCAGCAATTTGACCAAAGCCGGGCAGGCCAAGAACCGGAGAGTGTGGATCGATTTCGACGAGAGGCCGTTACCGGGCGCCGGGCGCTGA
- a CDS encoding ABC transporter ATP-binding protein, with product MRLLLRFLRAYPHQSLIVLVALVLAGLVEGVSMTALLPMLSSVVESGGALEMEADGKAAYLLKALQWVGLPLTLGVLIVVLVVGTVLRSGLVLVAKKYVGYTIAQVATDLRLQLLDALLKAKWNFYLGLPLGTLANAMSTEPNRASMAYFHGTNMLAAAIQAFAYVAVALTVSWTATLAYLGGAVVVLAILQFFVRMAKKAGKRQTRVLKALLRQLTDCLQSVKPLKAMGREELADRVIASETKRLNKALQKEVLSKEALKAVQGPAFLGLVSGGFYVGYVLWHMPTAEVMVLLILLSRVLSAMGRMQRMHQNMVSCESAYWSLLGTIEEARRAVEPTGGERRPTLSRGIALEDVHFAYKRRPVLQGLSLVIPAGELTALIGFSGAGKTTVVDLVTGLLRPQSGRILIDGVDLVEIDLHAWRRLIGYVPQENLLLHDTVLTNVTFGDPGLTAADAEWALKAAGAWEFVSRLPEGMQTVVGERGARLSGGQRQRIMIARALAHRPRLLILDEATSALDPETQRAICRTLQDLKQAYALTILAISHQPSIVEIADRVYQLEKGKARLLEAPKAVAVLG from the coding sequence ATGCGCCTGCTGCTCCGCTTCCTGCGCGCCTATCCCCACCAGAGCCTGATCGTGCTGGTCGCTCTGGTGCTGGCCGGTCTGGTGGAAGGCGTGAGCATGACTGCGCTGCTGCCGATGCTGAGTTCGGTGGTGGAAAGCGGCGGTGCGCTGGAAATGGAGGCCGACGGCAAAGCGGCCTATCTCCTTAAGGCATTGCAATGGGTGGGTCTGCCCCTGACCCTGGGGGTGCTGATCGTCGTCCTGGTGGTGGGCACGGTGTTGCGCAGCGGATTGGTGCTGGTGGCCAAGAAGTACGTCGGTTACACCATCGCCCAGGTGGCGACGGATCTGCGCCTGCAGCTGCTCGACGCCCTGCTCAAGGCCAAGTGGAACTTCTACCTTGGATTGCCGCTGGGGACGCTGGCCAACGCCATGTCCACGGAGCCCAACCGGGCGTCGATGGCGTATTTTCACGGCACCAACATGCTGGCCGCCGCCATTCAGGCGTTCGCCTACGTGGCGGTGGCGCTGACGGTCTCCTGGACGGCGACGCTGGCTTATCTGGGCGGGGCGGTGGTGGTCCTGGCCATCCTGCAGTTCTTCGTGCGCATGGCAAAAAAGGCCGGCAAACGCCAGACCCGGGTGCTCAAAGCCCTGCTGCGCCAATTGACCGATTGCCTGCAGTCGGTCAAGCCGCTCAAGGCCATGGGCCGGGAGGAGCTGGCCGACCGCGTGATCGCCAGCGAAACCAAGCGCCTCAACAAAGCGCTGCAGAAGGAAGTGTTGAGCAAGGAAGCGCTGAAGGCGGTGCAGGGCCCGGCATTCCTGGGGCTGGTCAGCGGCGGTTTCTACGTCGGTTACGTGCTGTGGCACATGCCGACGGCCGAGGTGATGGTGCTGCTGATCCTGCTCAGCCGGGTGCTGTCGGCCATGGGCCGGATGCAGCGCATGCACCAGAACATGGTCAGCTGCGAAAGCGCCTACTGGTCCCTGCTCGGCACCATCGAGGAGGCACGGCGCGCGGTCGAGCCGACCGGGGGCGAGCGCCGGCCGACCTTGTCCCGGGGCATCGCGCTGGAGGATGTCCATTTCGCCTACAAGCGCCGCCCGGTGCTGCAGGGGTTGTCTTTGGTCATTCCCGCCGGGGAGCTGACGGCCCTGATCGGTTTTTCCGGCGCCGGCAAGACCACGGTGGTGGATCTGGTCACCGGCCTGCTTCGTCCCCAAAGCGGGCGGATTCTCATCGACGGCGTCGATCTAGTCGAAATCGATCTCCATGCCTGGCGGCGCCTGATCGGTTACGTGCCCCAGGAGAACCTGCTGCTGCACGACACCGTTCTCACCAATGTCACTTTCGGTGATCCCGGGCTCACCGCAGCCGATGCCGAGTGGGCCCTGAAGGCGGCGGGCGCCTGGGAGTTCGTCAGCCGTCTGCCGGAGGGGATGCAGACGGTCGTGGGCGAGCGCGGCGCGCGGCTGTCCGGCGGTCAGCGCCAGCGCATCATGATCGCCCGCGCCCTGGCGCACCGGCCCAGACTGCTGATTCTCGACGAGGCCACCAGCGCCCTCGATCCCGAAACCCAGCGCGCCATCTGCCGCACCCTGCAGGATCTGAAACAGGCGTACGCGCTGACCATTCTGGCCATTTCCCACCAGCCCAGCATCGTCGAAATCGCCGACCGCGTCTATCAGCTGGAGAAGGGGAAGGCGCGTCTGCTGGAGGCCCCCAAGGCGGTCGCCGTCCTCGGTTAG
- a CDS encoding fatty acyl-AMP ligase: MGAQATPTENTLPLRRADFSTLADALDYAAQGQTGCNFYNGRGELYEVLPYSKLREQALELARRLAGLGLPRESRLALVAETTPDFLRFFFACQYAGLVPVPLPIPFSLGSHEAYVRQLRAMLQSCLPALAMAPVSFISFLTEAAAGLDLEFFGAPEDFYRLPYGNAEPKPLEPDELAYLQYTSGSTRFPRGVMIRQAAVMDNLAGIAQHGVDLRPGDRAVSWLPFYHDMGLVGLMLTPVASQVSVDYLGTREFAMRPRQWLALMSRNKATISFGPPFGYELCTRRLRPGEAAKFDLSAWRVAGVGAEMIRTETLNHFAEALAPAGFREEAFLPCYGMAECSLAVSFAPLAEGVKVDRVDGEVLALEGRAVPTGDAERVNEFVDCGVLLPSFEMRILDADGNEVGERRIGTIHLRGPSVMSGYFEDPETTEAVLSNDGWLNTGDLGYVADGRLYLTGRAKDLIIVNGRNIWPQDLEYLAHRQPEVRPGDALAFGVPDADGDRVILVVQCRETDEAKRADLVRRIRSQVQAEIGVDCTVELVPLHTLPRTSSGKLSRSKARENYITQHGLVQSKGQRAAAL, from the coding sequence TTGGGTGCTCAAGCTACGCCTACCGAGAATACGTTGCCGCTGCGGCGGGCAGATTTTTCGACTTTAGCCGACGCGCTGGATTACGCCGCGCAGGGGCAGACCGGCTGCAACTTCTACAACGGCCGTGGGGAGCTGTACGAGGTTCTGCCGTATTCCAAACTGCGAGAGCAGGCCCTCGAGCTGGCCCGGCGTCTGGCCGGACTGGGGCTGCCGCGGGAGTCGCGTCTCGCTCTGGTGGCGGAGACCACCCCGGATTTCCTCCGCTTCTTCTTCGCCTGTCAATACGCCGGTCTGGTGCCGGTGCCGTTGCCCATCCCTTTCAGCCTCGGCAGCCACGAGGCTTACGTGCGCCAACTGCGGGCGATGCTGCAAAGCTGCCTTCCGGCGCTGGCGATGGCGCCGGTCAGTTTCATCTCCTTCCTCACCGAGGCTGCGGCAGGGCTCGATCTCGAGTTTTTCGGCGCCCCGGAGGATTTCTACCGCCTGCCCTACGGCAACGCCGAACCGAAGCCGCTCGAGCCCGATGAACTGGCCTACCTCCAGTACACCTCCGGAAGCACCCGCTTTCCGCGCGGGGTCATGATCCGCCAGGCGGCGGTGATGGACAACCTGGCGGGAATCGCCCAGCACGGTGTCGATCTGCGTCCCGGGGACCGGGCGGTGTCCTGGCTGCCGTTCTACCACGACATGGGGCTGGTGGGGCTGATGCTGACGCCGGTGGCGTCCCAGGTGTCGGTCGATTACCTGGGAACCCGCGAGTTCGCCATGCGGCCGCGTCAGTGGCTGGCGCTGATGTCCAGGAACAAGGCGACGATTTCCTTCGGACCGCCGTTCGGTTACGAGCTGTGCACCCGCCGCCTGCGTCCCGGGGAGGCGGCCAAGTTCGATCTGAGCGCCTGGCGGGTGGCCGGCGTGGGGGCGGAGATGATCCGCACCGAAACCTTAAACCATTTCGCCGAGGCACTGGCGCCGGCGGGTTTCCGCGAAGAAGCGTTCCTGCCCTGCTACGGCATGGCCGAATGTTCCCTGGCCGTCTCCTTTGCGCCGTTGGCCGAGGGGGTCAAGGTCGATCGGGTCGACGGGGAAGTTCTGGCTCTGGAGGGGCGGGCGGTTCCGACCGGGGACGCCGAGCGGGTCAACGAATTCGTCGACTGCGGCGTGCTGCTGCCCAGTTTCGAGATGCGGATTCTCGATGCCGACGGCAACGAGGTGGGCGAGCGCCGCATCGGCACCATCCACCTGCGCGGCCCGAGCGTGATGTCCGGCTATTTTGAGGATCCGGAAACCACCGAGGCGGTGCTTTCCAATGACGGCTGGCTCAATACCGGCGACCTCGGCTACGTGGCCGATGGTCGCTTGTACCTGACCGGGCGGGCCAAGGATCTCATCATCGTCAACGGCCGCAACATCTGGCCGCAGGATCTGGAATATCTCGCCCACCGCCAGCCCGAGGTGCGTCCCGGTGACGCCCTGGCCTTCGGGGTGCCGGATGCGGACGGCGACCGGGTCATCCTGGTGGTACAGTGCCGCGAGACCGACGAGGCCAAACGCGCCGATCTGGTGCGGCGCATCCGCTCCCAGGTGCAGGCGGAGATCGGTGTCGACTGCACCGTGGAGCTGGTGCCGTTGCACACCCTGCCGCGGACGTCCTCTGGCAAGCTGTCGCGTTCCAAGGCCCGGGAAAATTACATCACCCAGCACGGCCTGGTCCAGTCCAAGGGGCAGCGTGCTGCCGCCCTCTGA
- a CDS encoding nucleotidyltransferase family protein, which yields MNWHAVVLAADRERANPVAAAAGAPCKSLVPLAGAPLLARVLAALEGCPLIEAIVLVGPAETIWRRHALNSIKPLRWLPPAASPSLSAWRGMETVPPRQPVLLTTSDLAFPDSAVFTEFCRRAQDSGVDLAVGLVPHRLVVRRFPGVRRTALRFADGPFCTCNLFAFLTPKGREFVHFWRRLEQQRKRPWRLIRELGAVTLVRYLLGRLTTAEVARQVEKKLGIRVRFVILEHPEAAVDIDTPEDLALARSWLEAGSAPGAR from the coding sequence ATGAACTGGCACGCTGTCGTTCTCGCCGCCGACCGTGAACGGGCCAACCCGGTCGCCGCGGCCGCCGGGGCTCCCTGCAAGAGCCTGGTGCCGCTCGCCGGCGCCCCCTTGCTGGCGCGGGTGCTGGCGGCCCTGGAAGGCTGCCCGCTCATCGAGGCCATCGTCCTCGTCGGGCCGGCCGAAACCATCTGGCGCCGGCACGCCTTAAACAGCATCAAACCCCTGCGCTGGCTGCCGCCCGCCGCTTCCCCCTCCCTCAGCGCCTGGCGCGGCATGGAAACCGTCCCGCCCCGGCAGCCGGTGCTGCTGACCACCTCGGACCTGGCCTTTCCCGATTCCGCAGTGTTCACGGAATTCTGCCGCCGCGCCCAGGACAGCGGCGTCGATCTGGCCGTCGGCCTGGTCCCGCATCGGCTGGTGGTCCGGCGCTTTCCAGGCGTGCGGCGCACCGCCCTGCGCTTCGCCGACGGCCCCTTCTGCACCTGCAATCTGTTCGCCTTTCTCACCCCCAAAGGACGGGAGTTCGTCCACTTCTGGCGCCGTCTGGAACAACAGCGCAAACGCCCCTGGCGCCTCATCCGGGAACTGGGGGCGGTCACGCTGGTGCGTTATCTGCTGGGCCGGCTGACCACCGCAGAGGTGGCCCGACAGGTGGAAAAGAAGCTCGGCATCCGGGTCCGTTTCGTGATTCTGGAACACCCGGAGGCGGCGGTGGACATCGACACCCCCGAAGATCTGGCCCTGGCCAGATCCTGGCTCGAAGCCGGATCAGCGCCCGGCGCCCGGTAA
- the spt gene encoding serine palmitoyltransferase, which translates to MNLLDKFRPLQETRNQLKALGADPFNVVVEKILSPTEAIVNGHRVILAGTNNYLGLTFHPECIEAAVRALREEGCGTTGSRMANGNYADHQALEREFAEFYGLPYGVVFSAGYLANLALLSTLPGADDVILIDADCHASIYDGCKMSAAEVIRFRHNDVADLDKRLRRLKDRARRALVVVEGIYSMFGDRAPLREIVEVKDRYGAFLMVDEAHSLGVLGEQGRGLVEAEGVIERTDFIVGTFSKSLGAIGGYCVSPHQALDTLRYAARPYIFTASSSPAQIASTRVALHLLRDGRELRRRLWDNAERFYDGLKALGCTLGPQLSPVVPVILSEDRGDSLALWKALLERGVYVNLVMPPATPDHRCLLRCSMSAAHTPAQIDRLLDTFAQVFAAHGLTA; encoded by the coding sequence ATGAATCTCCTCGACAAGTTCAGGCCGCTCCAGGAGACCCGCAACCAGCTCAAGGCCCTCGGCGCCGACCCCTTCAACGTGGTGGTGGAGAAGATCCTTTCGCCCACCGAGGCGATCGTCAACGGTCACCGGGTGATCCTGGCCGGCACCAACAATTATCTGGGGCTGACCTTCCATCCCGAGTGCATCGAAGCGGCGGTCCGGGCGCTCCGCGAGGAAGGCTGCGGCACCACCGGTTCGCGCATGGCCAACGGCAACTACGCCGATCACCAGGCGCTGGAGCGGGAGTTCGCCGAATTTTACGGGCTTCCCTACGGCGTGGTGTTTTCCGCCGGTTACTTGGCCAATCTGGCGCTGCTCTCCACCCTGCCGGGGGCGGACGACGTCATTCTGATCGACGCCGACTGTCACGCCAGCATCTACGACGGCTGCAAGATGAGCGCCGCCGAGGTGATCCGCTTCCGCCACAACGATGTCGCCGATCTGGACAAGCGCCTGCGCCGGCTCAAGGACCGCGCCCGGCGCGCCCTGGTGGTGGTGGAAGGGATCTACAGCATGTTCGGTGACCGCGCCCCCCTGCGGGAGATCGTCGAGGTCAAGGACCGCTACGGCGCCTTCCTCATGGTGGACGAGGCCCATTCCCTCGGGGTGCTGGGCGAGCAGGGCCGGGGACTGGTGGAGGCGGAAGGGGTGATCGAACGGACGGACTTCATCGTCGGCACCTTCAGCAAGAGCCTGGGTGCCATCGGCGGCTACTGCGTCAGCCCCCACCAGGCCCTCGACACCCTGCGTTACGCCGCCCGGCCCTACATCTTCACCGCTTCCTCCTCACCGGCCCAGATCGCTTCCACCCGGGTCGCCCTGCACCTGCTGCGGGACGGCCGGGAACTGCGCCGGCGTCTGTGGGACAACGCCGAGCGTTTCTACGACGGCCTCAAGGCGCTGGGCTGCACCCTGGGCCCGCAGCTCAGCCCGGTGGTGCCGGTGATTCTGAGCGAGGACCGGGGCGATTCGCTGGCGCTGTGGAAGGCGCTGCTCGAACGCGGCGTGTACGTCAACCTGGTGATGCCGCCGGCCACCCCCGACCACCGCTGCCTGCTGCGCTGCAGCATGAGCGCCGCCCACACGCCGGCGCAGATCGACCGCCTGCTCGACACCTTCGCCCAAGTGTTCGCCGCCCACGGCCTGACCGCCTGA